AGGTGCCAGGATCCAAAGTGGTAGGCGCCACTATCAACGGAACCGGTTCCATCATATTCATCGCAGAAAAGGTGGGCTCGGATACACTGCTCGCGCGGATTGTGCATATGGTGGCTGAAGCTCAGCGCAGTCGGGCTCCCATCCAGAACATGGCAGATAAGGTTTCCGGCTATTTTGTGCCGATTGTCATCCTCCTGGCAATCGTAACGGCGATTGTTTGGGCTTTGGTAGGGCCTGATCCGAAAATGGCCCATGCCCTGGTCAATGCTATTGCAGTGCTGATCATTGCTTGTCCCTGTGCCCTTGGGCTGGCAACGCCGATGTCGATCATGGTGGCCACCGGTCGCGGTGCAAACCTGGGAATTTTGTTTAGAAACGCAGCCGCTATCGAGCTGATGGAAAAAGTCGACACGCTTGTCGTTGATAAAACGGGAACATTGACTCTGGGTAAACCTAAACTCGCTCAGGTTATAACGGTCAGTGAATTCGATGAGAAAAAATTTCTCCTCCTGGTGGCCTCTCTGGAAAAGAGCAGTGAACATCCGCTGGCCTCAGCAATAGTCGAAGGGGCTCGGGAAAGAGGCATTCAGACAGTTCCGGTAACGGACTTCGAGTCCATCACCGGTAAAGGGGTGCGCGGGAAGGTCAATGCAGTGGAAGTGGCTCTTGGCAGCCGCTCCATGATGGATTCGCTCGGCCTCTCCCTGGATGAGCTTTGGCCAAAGGCTGAATCTCTGCGCGAGGAAGGTCAGACTGTAATGTTCGCAGCTATCGAAGGGAGGCTCGCAGGCTTGATAAGCGTGGCTGACCCAATCAAGGAATCCGCGCAAATAGCGGTTAAACAAATGCAGGAGGCCGGCGTCCGCGTGATCATGCTCAGCGGCGACAGCCGGACCACGGCTCAGGCTGTTGGCCGCAAGCTGGGGCTTGACGATGTAGTAGCCGAGGTTATGCCTCACCAAAAAGTCGAATACGTCGCACAATTGCAGGAAAAGGGCCAAATTGTAGCCATGGCAGGTGATGGGATCAATGATGCTCCCGCTTTGGCCAAGGCTCATATCGGAATCGCCATGGGCACAGGGACAGATGTGGCCATGGAAAGCGCTGGCGTGACGCTCGTGAAGGGCGATCTTATGGGGATAGTGAAAGCCAGAAAGCTCAGCCAGTCCACGATCAGGAATATAAAGCAAAATCTCTTCTTTGCTTTTGCTTATAATGTGGCTGGAATCCCTGTGGCGGCCGGAGTGCTCTATCCAGTCTTCCATTTACTCCTGAATCCCATGATCGCGGCAGGGGCCATGAGCTTGAGCTCGGTCTCAGTAATTGTGAATGCATTGCGCTTAAAGTATGAAAAGATCAACTGAAGGCAGAGGGCCAGGCACCTGTTGAGGGTTTAACAGGTCGCCTCAAGCTTTGATAGTCAACATCTGTCAAGGTCAGTCCAGAAATGATTCAATTGCTTTCAGCTTCCACAGGGTTTATGTCTACCGCCTATATCATGGGTTTTCAGTCTGTGATTGACCATCGCACTGTGGACAAGGTCCTGTGGATCCCCAGATAGCCGTCGAAAGTTTTTCACAGTCAGGGCACGTCGCAGAGATTTCCATCTGTTTCAGAATTGCAAAAATCTTGATTTGTCGCGATGACTAGAACCTATTTCTAAACCCTCGTTAACGTAATC
This region of Oligoflexus sp. genomic DNA includes:
- a CDS encoding copper-transporting P-type ATPase — translated: MLKDANDKNSRVHHNHQHQAHSMRQGKGPPAKLESAKSTESSTQSNQTIYTCPMHPEVRQNGPGHCPICGMALEPLLPGTEDNAELKDMSRRFWISAVLTIPLLFLAMGDMLPGQPVSALITPQGRAIWELILATPVCIWAAWPFYYRGWDSIVRRHLNMFTLIALGVSVAYIYSVVAVLAPDVFPPSFRDHSGHVSVYFEAAAVIVTLILLGQVLELKARSQTGSAIQKLLGLAPTVAHLMDSDGNEKDVPLDQVKVGDKLRVRPGEKIPVDGSVVEGKSSVDESMITGEPVPVEKVPGSKVVGATINGTGSIIFIAEKVGSDTLLARIVHMVAEAQRSRAPIQNMADKVSGYFVPIVILLAIVTAIVWALVGPDPKMAHALVNAIAVLIIACPCALGLATPMSIMVATGRGANLGILFRNAAAIELMEKVDTLVVDKTGTLTLGKPKLAQVITVSEFDEKKFLLLVASLEKSSEHPLASAIVEGARERGIQTVPVTDFESITGKGVRGKVNAVEVALGSRSMMDSLGLSLDELWPKAESLREEGQTVMFAAIEGRLAGLISVADPIKESAQIAVKQMQEAGVRVIMLSGDSRTTAQAVGRKLGLDDVVAEVMPHQKVEYVAQLQEKGQIVAMAGDGINDAPALAKAHIGIAMGTGTDVAMESAGVTLVKGDLMGIVKARKLSQSTIRNIKQNLFFAFAYNVAGIPVAAGVLYPVFHLLLNPMIAAGAMSLSSVSVIVNALRLKYEKIN